The following DNA comes from Agelaius phoeniceus isolate bAgePho1 chromosome 7, bAgePho1.hap1, whole genome shotgun sequence.
ACTGCATTCCACCCTGCACCCCCACATCCCTCCTTAACCCCCCCCCAGCATTCCTGATTGTATCCCATGCATCCCTCCTTGCAGCTCTGCATTCCTCCTCATGCTGTACCTCTCTCCATCTCACCCTCCTTCCCCCACAGCTGTCAGCATCCCTGGACCCCCAGGACCACCAGGACCCCCTGGACCACCAGGCACTAGTGGGATATCCTTGGGGGTgagtcagggctctgggcaggcgTTGCCCATGGTGCAGGCAGCCgatccctgagccctgccccgggctgtgcccacagctccaggccatGCCCACGTACCAGGCGATGCTGAGTGCCGCGCACGAGCTGCCCGAGGGCGGCCTCGTCTTCCTGACGGACCGGCAGGAACTCTATGTCCGCCTCCGCGGGGGCTTCCGCAGGGTGCTGGTGAGTGCGGGGGCAGAGGGGCacacctgctggggctgcactgccCGGCTTGAGGGGAGCGCGGACAGCACCATCCCGGGGGCTCGGTGGTGACTCTTGGTGATGCTTGGGGTCCCCCCACCCGTGCGCGAGGAAGAGGAGAGGGGGGCAGCTGGGATCTGATGTGCCATGCCCTtgcagctggaggagcacaACCTGATCCCCAGTTCGGCTCTGGTGAGTCCTCTATTTCCCATGCACATCCTCATTCCTATCCTCTTTCCGATTCCCATCCCTATCCTCCATCCTCATCTATCCTCATCCCATCCACAACCAGCTCTATCCATCATCAATCAACTTCATCTCATTCCCCATTCATCCCCAACCATATCAATCCCCATTCCCAACCATCTCCATTCCCAGTGCCATATCCATCCAACCCCAACCATCTCCATGCCCATCTTCATCCAACCACAAccatctccatccatccccaacattctccatctccatccccatccccatccccacctggggCACCATGCCCCTCCTCATACtgtgtccccctccccaggaCAACGAGGTGTACGACAAGCCGCCCACCCTCCACTACGCTGGCCCCCAGCCCCGCGGGCCCCTGCACCCGCTCCGCAACCACGTCCCCTCGGCCACCGCCCGTCCTTGGCGTGGGGACGAGGTGGTGGCCAACCAGCACCGCCTGCCcgagcagcccctgctccaccACCAGCACGAGCTCATCAACGGGTACTACATCCACCGCCGGCCAGACCCCGCCCCTGTGGCCGCCCATGTGCACCAGGACTTCCAGCCTGCTGTGAGTGCCACATGCCGGCTGAGGGGAGCTGATGGTGGTGGCCAAAGCTGTGTCCCTCAAGCCCTGTTGTGTCCTCTTGGCAGCTTCACCTGGTGGCTCTGAACACCCCGCTGAGTGGTGGCATGCGTGGTATCCGGGGCGCCGATTTCCAGTGCTTCCAGCAAGCCCGACAGGTTGGGCTGGCTGGCACCTTCCGTGCCTTCCTGTCCTCGCGCCTGCAGGATCTCTACAGCATCGTGCGCAGGGCCGACCGCGCCGCCGTCCCCATTGTCAACCTCCAGGTATGCATGTCCCATCCCCTTCTCAACACTGTCTGAGCTCTCATGGATCACAGAATAGGATCACATAGTCATTATGGTTGGGAAAGATCTCTTTAAGATCAGCAAGTCCAGCTATTAACCCAGCACCGCCAAGGTCTGGGATGCAGAGCATAGCAAAGCTGCCATCCATCATGAAGCATCCCCttcccagaggctgctgcagcttggAGCTTCTGGGCTGCTCTTGGGGTGCAGGCAGTGCTAAACCCCCTCCTCCTCCATTTTCCCACCCTTCCCGCTAGGATGAAGTGCTCTTCAATAACTGGGAAGCCCTTTTTACGGGCAGCGGGGCCCCACTGAGAACCAGCGCCCGCATCCTCTCCTTTGATGGCCGGGATGTCCTGCGGGATGCGGGATGGTGAGTGCAGGACCAAGTGATGGGGAATTGGGGTTTGGAGCAtggtggggcagcagcagccccccaCCTTTCACCCTTCCAGGCCACAGAAGAGTGTCTGGCATGGCTCAGATGCCAAGGGTCGGCGCCTGCCTGAGAGCTACTGCGAAACATGGCGGACAGAGGAGCGTGCAGTCACTGGCCAGGCTTCCTCCTTGGCCTCTGGAAaactgctggagcaggtggccagcagctgccagcaagCCTTCATTGTCCTCTGCATCGAGAACAGCTTCATGACCGCCACCAAAAAGTGATACCTGCCCTGGCACCCCTGAGTACCCCCATGTCCCTGGGGAGGGTTGGGCAAGCCTGCACCCCAGCACCTCTCAGCCCCCTCCACGCACCCACTCTTGCCCTGCAGGGTTTCCTTCTCCTGCAGACCTGAAGCCAAAGAGTATTGACATGGCCCCTGCCCTGGGTTGGCAGGGGCTCAGGTCCCACCCGgggcagggcagccatgggctggtggccttcctcctcctcctcctcttctaaCTCCTAATATTTAACCACTTCAGcttgttcccctccctgctTGGTTGCTGTTTTTGGGATGGCTGGGTGGGAGGATGCTCGGCAGGGAGTTTTCAGTGCTGCCATGTGGGCTGTTCCCCGCAAAAGCCTGTGGGGCCTCTCTCAccccagccccccagccccacgctgtcCTCACCAGGAGCTTGGGGTTGGAAGCAAATCCCTGCTGCTGAGGCCACAGGGTCTTCTCCAGCCAAGACACCAGCATCCCACCCAAGGGATTGTCCTGTGCTGATGCTGGGGCTCTCCCAGATGGTCTCCATCCTCCCCAGGTAAGGACCATCCCATCATCATTCTCACCTCCACCacccagccagcagagctctggtgGGGGTCTGGTCTCCCCCATCCCATCCACGCACCCTGGGGACCCCCGGCTGTGCCCCCACAGCCCAGGtacagccccagccagcccagtTACTGGGGTGACAGGGTGGCCCCAAGGCATGGCCAGCTGTGCTCCTGGCACgtgtttctctgtgtgtgtgcgtgtTGAGCACGTGTGGTACCGAGGCCAGGCACTGCCATCcccccctccctgtgccaccttTGCTGGGCTTGAATGGCAAAGACACAGCAAAGCTGGTTGGAATTTGTGGGGGCAAATCCAAggtgctaaaaaaaaaaaaaacaaaaaaaaaaagaaaagaaaaaagagaaatttgtaACTAGCTTTTTTGTTATTCTATGGAAATTATTACCATAAAAGCTGTGCAAGTCACACAGTTTCTATTTCTTACAGTCTACTGTATTTTGTGTAATTAATACAATTTAAAGTGTGTGgatctttatattttttttgtcaTCAGTTGTGTCCTATAAACCATTTTCTAAAGGCACTGAATAAAGAAACATTCTCTTGTAGCCTGGCTCTGTGCCATGATGGGGATGCAGTGGGATGGGGTCCCCATCCATACCCCATGTGTGTGTGACACACGGCAGTGGCACCATGGGAATCTTGCCCCCTCTCTGTGTGTGGGGACTGGGaaggggcacagccctgtcctcACAAAGCAGAGAACATGTCCCAGTGGTTACATCCTTGACAGAACAGCAGCCAGGaccagcagtgggacaggacACCAAGCACATGGTGGCGATGACAATGCTCACTTGGGGAGCCAAGAGCCGGCCACAGCGTCGTGGTACCAGCACTCAGGCTTGTATGGTGCCCACCTCCGGGCTTTTCTCCTGTGCTGGAATTTCCACTGGGAGCTGGCATGGCTTCTTGGCCAGGGCCAGCTCCACTGGCTGCctgtggtggctgtgctggacacCCACTCCGATGGCTGCCAGCAGGTAGACCACGGCCAGCAGGGTGAAGTAGCCAAAATACACATAAAACTGCAAaagaggagagaggggagaaCAGCACTTGGAGCCCTCCCTTCATCCCGCACCATTCAGGGACCACCTCCACCCTAGGTGCGACCCCACCCCTACCTGGGGATGCACAGATAAGCCTAAGCCCCTCTTGTCAGCCACGATGATGGTGATGACAGTCTTCAGCACTGTGGCGAAGAAGGTGTTGACCCCGAAGaccagagcacagagctctttGGAGAGGGAGGTAGCAATCTGGaaactgggaaaaatgggagCACTGGTGAACCCCTGGCATCAACCCAGCTGCCAGGGTGGGAGTGGGTCCCCAGGAGCACCACGCACATGGCAATGGGCACCAGGAACTGGTGGGAGCCACGGAAGAGGATGTAGGCAGCATAGCACAGCCAGATGTTGGTGGTGGAGTTCATAAGCAGGAGCAATCCTGCCTGGAATGCCGTAACCACTCCAATCACCAGCTCTGACCACAGCTTCCAGCGGATCTTCACGTAGCCAGCAGCGAAGGAGGCGACAGCTCCTGAGGAGGGATGAAGGATGCTGTGAACAGCTCAAGGATCCCCTGCCCTACCTAGGCTGGGACCCAGCCCAGTAACCATCCCGTCATCCCCAATGCCAAACCACCAAAAATACCATAAGGACCACCATTCCCAAGGGGTGCAGCAGGACAGAAGTGACCCCCCGCCTctctggtgtccccagccattcccacaggaggcagcaggatgTGAGTGTCCCCCCACACCCCCAGTGTCCCGATCCCAGGTGAGTTACCCAGCAGAGTGGAGGCAGCATCCACGCCTCCATTGTACACCCGGCGGTTGTCTGTGGTAGGAGAGATCTTGTTCCAGAGGATGTGAGCATAGTACAGCATCAGGTAGTACCCAGCTGAGTTAAAGACCCACCACAGGGACCAGAGGCGGAGCTGGGGCTGCcgggccagtgctcccagctcctgcagcatccGGCAAAGCACCATGTCCCtccagccccgtgtccccctcctgctgtccccccCAGCCATCCTGTCCAGCTCAGTGGGCACAGCGGCGTCATCAGCCCCCCCGGGCCGATTGAAGAAGAGGCTGCGCCGGGGCCGCTCAAGGAAGAGGGTGAGGATGAGGCCGAAGCTGACAAAGCCCAAGGAGACGTAGTTAAGGGTGAGGAAGGGGACACCACCCAAGGTGACACAGAGCTGGCCCAACACGGAGCTGGTGAAAACccccaggagcacagcagagcgGGAATAACTGGCCATCCGCTGGTAGCGGGACGGGGCGACCAGGGAGAAGATGTAGGAAGAGTAGGCAATGCGGGCAGCCATGGTGATGCCGTAGAAGAACTCCATCAGCTGCATGGCCAGGACGGAagtgcccagcaccagcagcagccagatgGAGATGTGGCTCAGGCTCTGCAGCACTAGCACGGGCTTGTAGCGCAGGTAGTCTGTCAGCAGGAAGATGGGCACCAGCACGGCCATGTAGGAGTAGGACAGCACCGGTGTGATCACATTGGTCACCTGCCATGAGGGCAAGGAGGGGCTAAGCGCTGGGCACATCCCTGGCAATGCCCCCCAACCTGCAGATGGTATGAGCACTGGCTGCTGacccccacagcagcacctcctcGGGGAGGACTGTGACAAGCAGCATGCTCAGCTGGGGGTCTGGCTGAGCCTTGGCCCCTTCCCATGCCGGGAATGCAGCGTTCCCACAGcgcagcagccagctgggatTGAGGCCAGCATCCCTTAGTTGGGAGATGATGACATTGTGGCCCCTCCTTGTCTAACCCCATCACTGCCAGTGGCCTAGCAGTGCACTGTGCCATCATGGAAAAGTCTCCCCAGTGGGATGGGGCATGacttctcccagcccagcaccctccAACAGGCTGCTAAGGTGGGCAGGGGTCACACACCGCCCCCAAAATCAGTTGCTAGCCTGGGCACGAGGTTTTATGCCAGGGCAAGTTGAGCCTGGGACTCAGGGGATAGGGTGACCTCACAGCCAAGTGAGACAAGGCCCCACAACACACCACCTTCCCTGCCCAGAAAGCACCACTGAGTCACCACATGCTGCCATGCCCAGGACACGACACCCCTGTGCACCCCAGAAGCACTGAGGGATGCTCTGTACAGCCCCAGGATGGTGACCATGGCCATAAagggggacaccagggtggGGGACCAGATGCCCACAGCTCACCTCTGCCTTTGTGAAGTTCTTGTCGGTCCCCAGCAGATAGGGGGTGATGAAGCTCTCCCCGGGCCGGATCTGTGTCATGAAGCCATAGAAGCAGAGGTAGCAGACTTGTAGCTTCCAGCGCTGGTCCGGCACCATCTCCAGCGCCGGCTTTTTGGTGCCATCATTCTTGGGCATggctctgcagcaggacagcagcattATCCTGGGAGCCATTAGCTACACAGGGTCTGCTGGACCACGCAGCCCCTCTCTGTCCACAGGCGCTCTCGGGCGCATGGAAAACCAGGGCGCTGCAGTTTCTGtggaaaaagcagcatttggcACAGGCTCAAAATTCCTCAAGAATCGCAAGGCAAATAAATACCACTACCTTCTCCCCAGGAGATGTTctgggaagaagaaaagcagccaTGCATCTTGCTGTGCAGAAGCGGGGGGGGGGGTCATTTCGGGCAGCATTCGTACATCACATGTATCCGGAGCCTGGATGCACGGAGCATCTGGATCCACAGTGGGGCATCCTCAGCTCCCAtcacctcctcttcctcccctttaAGACTCAGTGGGTTTTTGCTGCTTCTTGGAGCAACACTTCCTCtgagctgcagaggcagagggatGCAGACGCCCTGCACCGGGAATGCTCTGGAGGGGATGGCACAAGAATGTGCTGGCTGTGGAAATGAGTTAATGTGCACCCCGGGCATGGGGCCACCCGTGTTACTCAGTAGCGGGATGGCTGGCAGGACTTTAGCTGAGCCGCCGGCAAACGGCTGTCGCTTGGCTCATCCCAGGGGGACACAATCCCCAGCTTGTGCAAAATGGGGAAATGCAAAATGCCACGAGATTCATGGTCCAGAGAAGGATTAAAAGCTCAGATCCTGAGGTTTGGCTGCTGGaaagctggcagtgccaggagacCCGATTAGCGGTCATGGGatgagggcagggacaggagaaggCCTGGACTAATGTCCTCCCAGCACTCCCCACTCCCACAAGAAGTGACCTAGGTGACTTTTCATGCCACATGATTCCTCGTATTCCAACACACGCCACAGGAGCAAGGTTTAGAAACCTGATTACCCAGATAACCATAGAACAACTAATCATGGTCATTAAAAAGTAAGTTCATGGTCCTAGTCTGTGTCCCACTGCATCCTGCATGGTGAAATTGGGGGATAATCCCCCCCCTGCTGCCAGATAACACAGGATAAACAGGGACATGAGCCAGCACCAGTGGTGGCAGAGGAAGCTGGTGGTGACCTAAACCTACAGGACGCCAAGTGTCCATTTGCCCCAGTGAGGATACACCACTCCAGTAGCATTCCCATGGGATTTCAGCACTGGTGCCTGAGTGTCACCAAAACATTCGTGTGCCAGAGCTCacggctggggcagcccctaaACAGATCCCTGGGGATCAAAGAGGCGCTCACTCACTCGCTGCCCAGCGAGCCTGTCCGGCACTGGCTGGAGCACTGGCCCCTGCAGtggcaggaagggaaaggagcaaGGAGCAAGGGCTAACCCCCGGCAGAcacccagcccagcaccgtgcCGGGGCCACTGCCAGCTGCGAGTTCCTGGACTCTGCTCCATCACTTTCttgtccccaggctgggctgtagatgtcacctgcagcagctgcttgccGCCACGTGCACCACAACTCCTGTGGGGTGTTTGCCACCCTCTGCTCCCCATTCCTGCCCTGTCCATCCAGGAGGGATATATACATGGATCCCTGGCCCACAGAAAACCATCCACACTAAATCCAggacgcagctccatgaagctgcTCCATTCCCAGGAGCACTGGCTCCTAACTCCCAGCATGTGTGTCCCCACACACTAAGGGACTCCAGAGCAGAACCCACCTAGCTGCACCCTACCCCCCTTGTCCAGAACATCCATGGAGCTACTTTGCTCGAGATGAGTGGATATGAGTACCTGGTGCAAGCCAGGGAGtggagggaagaagaaaagggagaagagagagggagggagagggagcagagccgGCCCGTTATCACCGTGTGAACCTGTTTATCACCGAGTTATCTGGGTGTGACCTTGACATGGATCACTGTCACGCCACACACCGCTGTCAGCCCGGGGCCAGAGGTGACACGGGCGGCAGAGCCACCCGTGGTCCAgaggggagagccctgggagtGGGCGCGATGCCCTCCGCCCAGCCGCGTGCCGGTGGCATACAACTGACACTGCCAAGGCGCCACGTGTTATGTGCGGAGCTGCCACGCCGAATGGGGCGCGCGAATCCCTGGAGTACCTTCCCTAAAACAAGGGCTGGGAAGCTCCGGAAAATGCACCCTCGCCCACCGTACGAGCACCTCTCTGCTTCCCACCGCCCAGCACCAAGGGATAGGCGCTGCGGGGTGGTGCGGGGTGTACTTGGCAGAGGAGGGTGTTGGCGGTACGCGGCACCTGCTCACCCTGAAACAACGGCGGGGGAAACAACAGAGCGGGGGGAAACAACACAGCGCCCGGCACACATCCCCAGCACCCGGGGGAAACAACACTGCCGGCATCCCAGGACCGCACCAGGCACGGCACCGCCCCGGCGGCACCCGCACCCCGCACCCCGTACCTGCTGGGCGGCGGGCATGGGCACTGCAGGCCGAGGCCAGGCGGGATCCGGAGCTCCCCGCTGCCACCCGAGCCCGATCGGCGGCGAGCCCGGGACAGagacagcaggaggaggaggaggaggaggaggaggaggaggaggagaatgtAGGAGTACCTCGGGAAATGTAGTCGCTCTCCAGGTGCGGAGCGACGTGGGGACTACAAACCCCACAGTGCAGcgggagggaggaaggggaggaggaggaacaggaaAAACCCGGCCACGCCGGAACAGAGCTGTGCCGGCGCCTGTGTCCCGTATAGGGACAAATCCCCCTCCGAAAGCGTCGGCTGGGCGTGAAGGACCCCCTTGTCCACTGCCCTCAGCTGGGGTCCGCTCCTTGCACATCTGCCGTGGCCTCTGGGCTGCGGGCCCTGGGGAACGCTGCCCAAGCCTTGCCTCCCTCCGCTGATTTGTGATACCCGTGGCTGCTTGGATTTATTTCTGCACCCCGTTTGTTTCCTGGGGGTGGATTTGTTCCAGTCTACGCAGTTGTGCCGTATCCCAGAGGGTCCCGAACAGTTCCCCGCTGTGCTCCAAGCAGAGCTTCCGAAACTTCTCATCCCCTCACCCAGCTTGGCAGCAACCCCCGAGAGTTGCTTATGGGGTGAGTACGGCCTTCAGGACCTGGAGGGTCTGAAGCATGGCCGTGCACTTCTTCCGGAGGGAAGAGCATCCCTAGAGGAGGTGGAGCTCCCCGAGAATCTAGCCTCGGAGCTAGTGCCCCATCTCCCGGGAGATGATGCATCTTCAGAGTGCATCTTCCGAGGGCATCTTCTCTCCCCGCCTTTCCTCCCCCTTTCCCAGCGCTCACCCTGCCAGAAGCAAATGCAAGCTGACAGGGCTCGGCTGTTCCGGTGAAATATTTATGTCTTCCCGCCTGGAAGTGCGGCAGCAGGATCCCAGACGTCCGGGGACTGCCACACACCCACCCACACCCACCCgcccacacacacacccacacacccgTCCCAGCCAAGCCAGCCTGTAAGGTCCAGGCAGCCCTGGATATTCCAACCCAGAGGCTTCCAGCCCTACTGAGCCCCCCAGGTGGTCCTGGGGCGGGTGGCCAGACCACAGCAGACGTGTCCGTCAGCTCCCTGTCTGCACCCTGCCCCTCCCGCGGGCAGGTGGAACCTGTCTGTCCATCGCTGATGGCCAGGATGGAGGCAGGGTTAGGTCCCTGCCGTAAACGCAGCCGGGCCCGggtgcaggagctctgcagggtgTGGGTCCGGGGCGGTGTTGGACACCCGGGAAATGCCAGCATCCTGGGGCAGAGTCACCCTGGGGCAGAGTCACCGTGGGCGGTGTCAGCTGGGACTGCCCCCAGGCACCATAGGGCAGCGGCAGGGACTGGGTAGGGGCAGAGCTACttcagggacaggaacaggggcTGTAGTAGGGCGAGGACAGTGAAGGGCGGGGGGAAGGATTAGGGACTGAGTAGGggggaaagcaggagctgggacgGGAGGAGCCGGTTTAGGGGCAGGGGCTGTATTAGGGAGAGGGCAATGACGGGGCGGGGGCAGGAGTAGAGACTGAGTAGGGGGAAGAGCAGGAGTAGGGGAGGAACAGGTACAGCGGCTGCGGCAGGGGCTGAACTAGGGAGAGGGCAGTggaggggccggggcaggagcaggggctaGAGGAGGAgttggggcaggggaggagcaggTTTAGAGacaggaacaggggcagggactgGGTCTGGGACGGGAAGGgacggggcaggggcaggaagtCGGGGGGCCGGGCAGAGCCGGGCGGGTGGCGGGCAGGGCTGAGCGCTCCCGCTCGGCTCCGGCTGCCGCCGCCCCTGAGTCAGCCCTGCCgctcccccgccctgccccagCCGTCCCTCGGTCCGTCCGTCCGGACACAGGTAGGACTTTGCCTTCTCTG
Coding sequences within:
- the SLC19A1 gene encoding reduced folate transporter, translating into MAPRIMLLSCCRAMPKNDGTKKPALEMVPDQRWKLQVCYLCFYGFMTQIRPGESFITPYLLGTDKNFTKAEVTNVITPVLSYSYMAVLVPIFLLTDYLRYKPVLVLQSLSHISIWLLLVLGTSVLAMQLMEFFYGITMAARIAYSSYIFSLVAPSRYQRMASYSRSAVLLGVFTSSVLGQLCVTLGGVPFLTLNYVSLGFVSFGLILTLFLERPRRSLFFNRPGGADDAAVPTELDRMAGGDSRRGTRGWRDMVLCRMLQELGALARQPQLRLWSLWWVFNSAGYYLMLYYAHILWNKISPTTDNRRVYNGGVDAASTLLGAVASFAAGYVKIRWKLWSELVIGVVTAFQAGLLLLMNSTTNIWLCYAAYILFRGSHQFLVPIAIFQIATSLSKELCALVFGVNTFFATVLKTVITIIVADKRGLGLSVHPQFYVYFGYFTLLAVVYLLAAIGVGVQHSHHRQPVELALAKKPCQLPVEIPAQEKSPEVGTIQA